A window of Burkholderia ubonensis contains these coding sequences:
- a CDS encoding nitrite/sulfite reductase: protein MYRYNEFDKAFVANRAAQFRDQIERWQSGKLSDAEFLPLRLQNGWYVQRHAPMLRAAVPYGELSSAQIRVLARIAREYDEPDTEVYRRALDAQRKLGTERLPTHQAHFTTRTNVQFNWIPLSKAADVMDLLATVDMHGIQTSGNCIRNISCDERAGVAPDETADPRPFAEVMRQWTTLHPEFAFLPRKFKIAITGAAEDRAATDWHDVGLRLVQDEDGELGFRVLVGGGMGRTPVIGIVLRAFLPWRHVMNYIEAIVRVYNRYGRRDNKYKARIKILAKAEGQRFIDEVEEEFRQIVDFDGGPHTIPQAELARMRSYFAVPPEVAASRPADPEADVVRTATARQSPQFARWLERNVASHRDPSLRIVTLSFKRPLQSPGDASAEQLERIAELADRFSAGEARVTHSQNIVLPWVHVDDLLPLWHAAVAVQLASANVHLLTDMISCPGGDFCALANARSLPVAQSIMERFQDLDELHDVGDIDLHISGCINSCGHHHSGHIGILGVDKDGAEWYQITLGGADGSARSGVARPGKVIGPSFAAHEVTDAVEAVLDCYLALRARSGERCETFIETLRRVGLEPFKSAADAARTTAETLA from the coding sequence ATGTATCGTTACAACGAATTCGACAAGGCCTTCGTGGCAAATCGCGCCGCTCAGTTTCGCGATCAGATCGAGCGCTGGCAAAGTGGCAAACTCAGTGACGCAGAGTTTCTGCCACTGCGTCTCCAAAACGGCTGGTACGTGCAGCGCCACGCGCCGATGCTGCGCGCCGCCGTGCCCTACGGCGAACTCTCAAGTGCGCAGATTCGCGTTTTGGCACGCATTGCTCGCGAGTACGACGAGCCTGATACCGAGGTCTACCGTCGAGCACTTGATGCCCAGCGTAAACTTGGCACCGAACGCCTGCCGACGCATCAGGCGCACTTCACGACCCGCACCAACGTGCAGTTCAACTGGATTCCGCTGTCGAAAGCGGCCGACGTGATGGACCTGCTCGCGACCGTCGACATGCACGGCATCCAGACGAGCGGCAACTGCATCCGCAACATCTCGTGCGACGAGCGCGCGGGCGTGGCGCCTGACGAGACCGCCGATCCGCGCCCGTTCGCCGAAGTGATGCGCCAGTGGACGACGCTGCATCCCGAGTTTGCGTTCCTGCCGCGCAAGTTCAAGATCGCGATCACCGGCGCAGCCGAGGACCGCGCGGCGACCGACTGGCACGACGTCGGACTGCGACTCGTCCAAGACGAGGACGGCGAACTTGGATTTCGCGTATTGGTGGGTGGTGGCATGGGCAGAACGCCGGTGATCGGCATCGTGCTGCGCGCGTTCCTGCCGTGGCGGCACGTGATGAACTACATCGAGGCGATCGTGCGCGTGTACAACCGCTACGGCCGCCGCGACAACAAGTACAAGGCACGCATCAAGATCCTCGCAAAGGCTGAAGGCCAGCGTTTCATCGACGAGGTCGAAGAAGAATTCAGGCAAATCGTGGACTTTGACGGGGGGCCACATACGATCCCGCAGGCAGAGTTAGCGCGCATGAGGTCGTACTTCGCGGTGCCACCCGAAGTGGCCGCGAGTCGCCCAGCCGATCCGGAAGCGGACGTTGTGCGTACCGCAACTGCACGGCAGTCTCCCCAATTCGCGCGCTGGCTCGAGCGTAACGTCGCATCACACAGGGATCCGTCGCTGCGTATCGTCACCCTCTCCTTCAAGCGACCATTACAGTCACCAGGAGATGCGTCTGCAGAGCAACTCGAACGAATCGCCGAGCTCGCGGATCGCTTCTCGGCAGGCGAAGCACGCGTCACCCATAGCCAGAATATCGTGCTGCCCTGGGTTCATGTCGACGATTTGCTACCGCTCTGGCACGCGGCGGTTGCCGTGCAACTCGCAAGCGCAAATGTACATTTGCTCACTGACATGATCTCGTGCCCTGGCGGCGACTTCTGCGCGCTCGCCAATGCTCGGTCGCTACCGGTTGCGCAAAGCATCATGGAGCGCTTCCAGGATCTCGACGAGCTGCACGACGTCGGCGACATCGACCTGCACATCAGCGGCTGCATCAATTCGTGCGGCCATCACCACAGCGGCCACATCGGCATCCTCGGCGTCGACAAGGACGGCGCCGAGTGGTACCAAATCACACTGGGTGGAGCAGACGGCTCCGCGCGCAGCGGCGTTGCACGGCCCGGCAAGGTCATCGGCCCGTCGTTCGCGGCACATGAAGTAACGGATGCCGTCGAGGCGGTGCTCGATTGTTATCTGGCGCTACGTGCACGGTCGGGCGAACGCTGCGAGACCTTTATCGAAACGTTGCGCCGGGTCGGACTCGAACCGTTCAAGTCGGCTGCCGACGCGGCTCGCACAACCGCGGAGACTCTCGCATGA
- a CDS encoding RES family NAD+ phosphorylase — translation MILKPLQDIIAYRMHQPKWAVAPTSGAGAAKAGGRANRVGTPALYLALEVATAVAEYQQLSPLLPPGTLVSYRVTAAPVVDFTAGFRGDHWSPLWESFFCDWRRDWFNKRIEPPSWVLGDEVIAAGAKGILFSSTQAAGGTNLVLFVDQLDNTDRLEVIDPAGALPRDQASWGESPA, via the coding sequence ATGATCCTCAAGCCACTGCAGGACATCATCGCGTACCGGATGCACCAGCCCAAATGGGCGGTCGCGCCCACCAGTGGCGCCGGGGCAGCGAAGGCAGGCGGGCGGGCGAACCGGGTCGGCACGCCGGCTTTGTACCTAGCCCTCGAAGTGGCTACCGCGGTGGCCGAGTATCAGCAGCTGTCGCCGCTGCTACCGCCTGGCACGCTCGTGAGCTATCGCGTGACGGCCGCGCCCGTCGTTGATTTCACGGCGGGCTTTCGTGGTGACCACTGGTCGCCATTGTGGGAGTCGTTCTTCTGCGACTGGCGCCGTGACTGGTTCAACAAGCGGATCGAGCCACCAAGCTGGGTGCTAGGCGATGAGGTGATTGCCGCCGGCGCCAAAGGCATCCTGTTTTCGTCAACGCAGGCAGCCGGCGGCACGAACCTGGTGCTGTTCGTTGACCAACTGGACAACACCGATCGCCTGGAGGTCATCGATCCAGCGGGCGCCTTGCCGCGCGATCAGGCCTCGTGGGGCGAGTCTCCCGCTTGA
- a CDS encoding phage integrase family protein: MKTRESLPVDDNEPDFPDEAELAALRGWYAGLDARAAVARYLGDRRDAGVSSRGILGAIRRRLIAHALARHRADLAVAFVDRPSSAAGDGVARAIETLRNLPAPAPLITDAVDLWLPPRIVEALHAHGIRTLADLTVRIPRRRRWWSAIAGLGVAGARRIEAFFAAHPALTERARALIVVVPSGSIVPWEQLRVPHEVDGSRGQFRALDSACLLKASNDYEAVQSWLSLHDSAATQRAYRKEAERLILWAIVERSCALSSLTTDDAIAYRSFLRRPTPHERWIGPSRPRHHVEWRPFTGPLSARSAAYALNVLSALFRWLVEQRYVLANPFAGVKIKSHVQRAGLDVSRGFTEGEWLLIRTLADGLEWSYGWSAPAAQRLRFMLDFGYATGLRASELVSATLGDIRRDEHGDHWLHVLGKGGKLGKVALPSLARTALDQYLVQRGLPVTPARWNPATPLVASLDEDGAGIESTRLWRVLRRFFVLSADAIQDERPATTEKLRRASPHWMRHTHASHALARGAELIMVRDNLRHASISTTSTYLHSDEVQRARQFDQAFSSRDFKQ, from the coding sequence ATGAAAACACGCGAGTCCCTTCCTGTCGACGACAACGAGCCCGACTTCCCGGACGAAGCCGAGCTCGCCGCGCTGCGCGGGTGGTACGCCGGCCTGGACGCGAGGGCCGCCGTCGCCCGCTATCTCGGTGACCGCCGGGATGCCGGCGTGTCGTCGCGCGGCATCCTCGGTGCGATTCGCCGGCGGCTCATCGCGCACGCGCTGGCCCGGCACCGCGCAGACCTCGCGGTCGCGTTCGTCGATCGCCCATCGAGCGCAGCCGGCGACGGCGTGGCCCGCGCGATCGAAACGCTCCGCAACCTGCCCGCACCGGCCCCACTCATTACCGACGCAGTCGACCTGTGGCTGCCACCTCGTATTGTCGAGGCGCTGCACGCGCACGGCATTCGGACACTCGCGGACCTGACCGTGCGGATTCCGCGGCGACGTCGCTGGTGGTCGGCAATCGCCGGACTCGGCGTCGCCGGCGCGCGCCGCATCGAGGCGTTCTTCGCCGCGCATCCGGCACTGACCGAACGAGCGCGCGCATTGATCGTGGTGGTGCCGTCCGGCAGCATCGTGCCGTGGGAACAGTTGCGCGTGCCGCACGAGGTCGACGGTTCGCGCGGCCAGTTCCGCGCCCTGGATAGCGCCTGCCTGCTGAAGGCTTCGAACGACTATGAGGCGGTTCAGTCGTGGCTGTCGCTGCACGATTCGGCCGCAACACAGCGTGCTTACCGAAAAGAGGCCGAACGCCTGATCCTGTGGGCGATCGTCGAGCGCAGTTGTGCACTATCGTCGCTCACCACCGACGATGCGATCGCCTACCGGAGTTTCCTGCGGCGGCCAACGCCGCACGAGCGCTGGATTGGTCCATCACGGCCACGGCACCACGTCGAATGGCGGCCGTTCACTGGTCCGCTGTCCGCCCGCTCGGCAGCGTATGCCCTGAACGTCTTGTCGGCGCTGTTTCGATGGCTCGTCGAGCAGCGCTACGTGCTCGCGAATCCGTTTGCCGGGGTCAAGATAAAGAGCCACGTGCAGCGTGCGGGACTGGACGTGTCCCGCGGCTTTACCGAAGGTGAGTGGCTGCTGATCCGCACGCTTGCCGATGGCCTCGAATGGTCGTACGGCTGGAGCGCGCCGGCCGCCCAACGCTTACGGTTTATGCTGGATTTCGGCTACGCGACCGGCCTGCGCGCGAGCGAACTGGTCAGTGCGACGCTCGGCGACATCCGCCGCGACGAGCACGGCGATCACTGGCTGCACGTGCTCGGCAAGGGCGGCAAGCTCGGCAAGGTGGCGTTGCCGTCGCTCGCGCGAACCGCGCTGGATCAGTATCTCGTGCAGCGCGGACTGCCGGTCACGCCGGCGCGCTGGAACCCGGCGACGCCGCTCGTCGCGAGTCTCGACGAGGATGGCGCGGGTATCGAAAGCACGCGACTGTGGCGCGTGCTGCGCCGGTTCTTCGTGCTGTCGGCTGACGCGATCCAGGACGAACGGCCGGCAACCACTGAGAAGCTGCGGCGCGCGAGCCCGCACTGGATGCGGCACACCCACGCGTCGCACGCGCTCGCGCGCGGCGCCGAGCTGATCATGGTGCGCGACAACCTGCGCCACGCGTCGATCTCGACCACGTCGACCTATCTGCATAGCGACGAGGTGCAGCGAGCTCGGCAGTTCGATCAGGCGTTTAGCTCACGGGATTTCAAGCAGTAG
- a CDS encoding type I secretion system permease/ATPase, protein MPPFLDFTKRWLPFFPTGLNKALIVEAGAQQTEVTSPANVMARTGGQLLLLTSRASLASTLAHFDFSWFVPAIVKYRRLLLEVTAVSAALQLFALISPLMFQVVMDKVLVNRAFETLNVVCVALLVSGVFEILLTGVRNYVAHTASRIDVELGAKLFRHLLTLPLAYFGARRVGDTVARVRELENIRSFLTGQALTAVIDLFFSIIFIAVMCLYSVWLTLVVVVSLPVYAGISMLITPILRKRLDEKFARTADNQSFLVETVSGVETVKSMAIEPQFTRRWDNQLAGYVAAGFRVTTLGNIGQQLIQLVGKLVSLVTLYLGARLVIEGRLSVGQLVAFNMMSQHVAAPVLRLAQLWQDFQQVGVSMSRLGDILNTRTELAQSRQTLPAVRGNISFQSVRCRYRSDGPAILDDVSLDIAAGEVIGIVGRSGSGKSTLTKLVQRLYLPEQGRVRIDGIDLALAEPAWLRRQIGVVLQENRLFNRSIRENIAVTDPAASLDIVIRAAQLAGAHDFISELPEGYDTMVGEQGANLSGGQRQRIAIARALVTNPRILIFDEATSALDFETEHIIQNNMKAMCAGRTVIIIAHRLSSVRHANHIIAMDKGRIVEKGTHETLLQKRGYYAHLVALQNA, encoded by the coding sequence ATGCCTCCGTTTCTCGATTTTACGAAACGTTGGCTTCCATTTTTTCCGACCGGCCTCAACAAGGCGCTAATCGTCGAAGCCGGAGCCCAGCAGACGGAAGTGACTTCCCCGGCAAACGTTATGGCGCGAACCGGTGGACAGCTCTTGCTGTTGACCTCGCGCGCGTCGTTGGCCAGCACGCTCGCGCACTTCGATTTTTCGTGGTTCGTGCCCGCCATCGTCAAGTATCGCCGCTTGCTTCTCGAAGTGACGGCAGTGTCCGCGGCGCTTCAGTTGTTCGCGCTGATCTCGCCCCTGATGTTTCAGGTGGTAATGGACAAGGTGCTGGTCAATCGGGCTTTCGAAACGCTGAACGTGGTGTGTGTCGCACTGCTCGTCAGTGGCGTGTTCGAAATTCTGCTGACGGGTGTGCGCAATTACGTGGCCCATACTGCGAGCCGGATCGATGTCGAGCTCGGCGCGAAGCTGTTCAGGCACTTGTTGACCTTGCCGCTGGCGTACTTCGGCGCGCGCCGCGTCGGTGACACGGTGGCTCGCGTGCGCGAGCTTGAGAACATTCGCAGCTTTCTGACCGGGCAAGCACTCACGGCCGTCATCGATTTGTTCTTTTCGATCATCTTTATCGCGGTCATGTGCCTGTACAGCGTCTGGCTGACGCTGGTTGTGGTCGTCTCGCTGCCGGTCTATGCAGGCATCTCGATGCTGATCACGCCGATCCTGCGCAAGCGGCTCGATGAGAAATTCGCGCGCACGGCGGATAACCAGTCTTTTCTGGTCGAAACCGTGTCGGGTGTCGAGACCGTCAAGTCCATGGCGATCGAGCCGCAATTTACACGCCGTTGGGACAATCAGCTCGCGGGCTACGTGGCCGCCGGCTTTCGCGTGACGACGCTCGGCAATATCGGTCAACAGCTCATCCAGCTGGTCGGCAAGCTCGTCTCGCTGGTGACGCTGTATTTGGGCGCACGTCTGGTCATTGAAGGCCGATTGTCCGTCGGCCAGCTCGTTGCGTTCAACATGATGTCCCAGCATGTCGCCGCGCCGGTGTTGCGGCTCGCGCAGCTCTGGCAGGATTTTCAGCAGGTCGGCGTCTCGATGAGCCGCCTGGGCGACATCTTGAACACCCGAACTGAGCTCGCACAGAGCCGACAGACATTGCCCGCCGTGCGGGGCAATATCAGCTTCCAATCGGTCCGCTGTCGCTACCGCTCAGACGGACCGGCCATTCTCGATGACGTATCGCTCGACATCGCCGCAGGGGAAGTCATTGGCATTGTGGGACGCTCGGGGTCGGGCAAGAGCACGCTGACGAAACTCGTGCAGCGCCTCTACCTGCCCGAACAAGGACGCGTGCGCATCGATGGTATCGACCTGGCGCTCGCTGAACCGGCGTGGCTGCGCCGGCAAATCGGCGTCGTGCTGCAGGAGAACCGCCTGTTCAATCGTTCGATTCGCGAGAACATTGCCGTCACGGATCCGGCCGCGTCGCTGGACATCGTGATTCGCGCCGCGCAACTCGCGGGCGCTCACGATTTCATCTCGGAGTTACCGGAAGGCTACGACACGATGGTGGGCGAACAGGGGGCCAATCTGTCTGGCGGTCAGCGCCAGCGGATCGCCATTGCGCGAGCGCTGGTAACGAACCCACGCATCCTGATCTTCGACGAAGCGACGAGCGCGCTCGATTTCGAGACCGAGCACATTATTCAGAACAACATGAAGGCAATGTGCGCGGGACGCACGGTGATCATCATCGCGCACCGGCTCAGCTCGGTCCGGCATGCGAACCACATCATCGCGATGGACAAGGGGCGGATTGTCGAAAAGGGCACGCACGAGACCTTGCTCCAAAAGCGCGGCTACTACGCGCACCTTGTCGCGCTGCAAAACGCCTGA
- a CDS encoding IS3-like element ISBvi4 family transposase (programmed frameshift) — protein sequence MNRIPRAVYTKELRDEAVKLALAEGVGVSEASRRLSIPIKTLANWVRAAKAGKLKDVGRHQRPLTEMEAELAQVKRELAEVKMERDLPKKVRDVLREGVAVKYGVIEQMRQDYPVPPMCRVLGVSVSGYYAWRKRGPSERTQQEPRLEAEVLAAHQRTRESFGPERLKQHLDERGVRIGVHRIRRLRRKLGLRCKQKRRFKATTNSKHDLPVAPNLLNQDFSVTAPNQAWCGDITYIATDEGWLYLAGLKDLYSGEIVGYAMSERMTKNLVMQALFRAVATRRPPAGLIHHSDRGSQYCALAYQALIGQFDMRASMSRRGNCYDNAPIESFWGTLKNELVYHQRFATREQARLAISEYIEIFYNRQRTQARLNYQSPVAFTQRFYLNQIAA from the exons ATGAATCGAATTCCAAGAGCGGTCTATACGAAGGAGCTTCGCGACGAAGCGGTCAAGTTGGCGTTGGCCGAAGGTGTGGGGGTATCGGAAGCTTCCCGGCGCTTGTCGATCCCAATCAAGACGCTGGCAAACTGGGTGCGCGCGGCGAAGGCCGGTAAGCTGAAAGATGTCGGCCGGCACCAGAGGCCACTGACGGAAATGGAGGCCGAGCTGGCGCAGGTCAAGCGCGAACTGGCCGAGGTCAAAATGGAGCGCGATCTGC CTAAAAAAGTTCGCGACGTACTTCGCGAAGGAGTCGCGGTGAAGTACGGCGTGATCGAACAAATGCGACAGGACTATCCCGTGCCGCCGATGTGCCGCGTGCTGGGTGTATCGGTGAGCGGCTACTATGCGTGGCGCAAGCGCGGGCCGTCCGAAAGAACGCAGCAGGAGCCTCGCCTGGAAGCGGAGGTACTTGCGGCACATCAGCGAACTCGGGAAAGCTTCGGGCCCGAGCGCCTGAAGCAACATCTCGATGAACGTGGCGTGCGAATCGGCGTGCACCGGATCAGGCGACTGCGTAGAAAACTGGGACTGCGCTGCAAGCAGAAACGCCGGTTCAAGGCCACGACGAATTCGAAGCACGACCTGCCTGTCGCGCCGAATCTGTTGAACCAGGATTTCTCAGTGACCGCGCCCAATCAGGCCTGGTGCGGTGACATCACCTATATCGCGACCGACGAGGGCTGGCTGTATCTTGCCGGCCTGAAGGACCTGTACAGCGGCGAAATCGTCGGCTATGCGATGAGCGAACGTATGACGAAAAATCTGGTCATGCAGGCACTGTTTCGCGCTGTCGCAACCCGACGACCGCCGGCGGGCCTGATTCATCATAGCGACCGTGGGTCGCAATATTGTGCGCTGGCTTATCAAGCACTCATCGGCCAGTTTGACATGCGCGCGTCGATGAGCCGCCGTGGCAACTGCTACGACAACGCGCCCATCGAATCCTTCTGGGGAACGCTGAAGAATGAACTGGTCTATCATCAACGCTTCGCCACGCGCGAGCAGGCGCGCCTGGCGATCAGCGAATACATCGAAATCTTCTACAACCGGCAGCGCACGCAGGCGCGTCTGAACTACCAATCGCCTGTCGCGTTCACGCAGCGCTTCTATTTGAATCAGATCGCTGCTTAA
- a CDS encoding transposase: MTGRQPGSKNYTKEFREAVAAEANDPNRSIAEVARAHGLNANMVAQWRRSLLDTQPAPSLLRSFECRLLL; the protein is encoded by the coding sequence CTGACTGGAAGACAACCGGGATCGAAGAACTACACGAAGGAGTTTCGGGAAGCGGTTGCTGCCGAAGCGAACGATCCGAATCGCTCGATTGCCGAGGTAGCGCGTGCGCACGGCTTGAACGCCAATATGGTCGCGCAGTGGCGAAGAAGCTTACTCGATACGCAACCTGCACCGTCACTGCTACGCTCGTTTGAGTGTCGTCTGCTGCTTTAA
- a CDS encoding TA system VapC family ribonuclease toxin, producing MITYLLDVNVLIALLDPAHVQHEPAHAWFGRVGHSAWATCPLTENGVLRIIGNPKYPNTMVSPASVAPLVVQLRSHAGHTFWSDDVSLLDEKHVDATRLLSSAQLTDTYLLALARAHKGKLATFDRRLVVDAVPNGGKHLELIP from the coding sequence GTGATTACCTACCTTCTCGACGTCAACGTACTCATTGCTTTGCTCGACCCGGCACACGTTCAACACGAGCCGGCGCATGCGTGGTTTGGCCGGGTAGGCCATTCCGCATGGGCCACGTGCCCGCTCACCGAGAACGGCGTGCTTCGAATTATCGGCAATCCGAAATACCCGAATACGATGGTCTCTCCTGCATCCGTTGCACCGCTTGTTGTGCAACTGCGGTCCCATGCTGGGCACACATTCTGGTCGGACGATGTGAGCCTGCTCGACGAAAAACACGTCGACGCCACCCGTTTACTGTCCTCCGCTCAACTGACCGACACTTACCTCCTCGCGCTCGCTCGCGCACACAAAGGCAAGTTGGCGACCTTCGATCGCCGCTTGGTCGTCGACGCGGTTCCGAACGGCGGGAAGCATCTTGAACTGATTCCTTGA
- a CDS encoding TolC family protein, translated as MSVKQRMIVALAIGMASATTTWAFDPLHTDNVVPTTPAVDLLGAGNGVCTFGELPAPLRLQDAVERALCDHPKTRQAWANVKIQAAAVGVGRAGFLPTINGNWQGTRDIARNHVTGYPQYDSNYGKNLQNASVSLSWVLYDFGGRAAALRNANELLAAAQANQLATLQTVFGNVAKDYYAAQAAQGTLAAAREVEHTAKTSADAATARTDRGVAAISDQLQAQTAYAEAVVSRTKAESDWASAVGTLASDMNLDPATPITLPDVSDGVKPDHEFGNSVAALIEDAQQHYPGVAAAVAQVEAARAKAAQTRAEGLPRLNLVAQYNFNNQPTSLQLGFPVFPATHREWYLGFQVTIPFFEGFARTYQVRQAEAQTELQIDLLAEARQQVGLDVWNAYQSLQSATKNLDNSANLLTLAQHSYEAAQRRYQIGVGSILELLNAQSALANAKRQRIQALTDWRSARLQLASKLGRLGMWSFTERTTPHEASINFPG; from the coding sequence GTGAGCGTTAAGCAACGAATGATTGTCGCGCTCGCGATCGGCATGGCGAGCGCAACGACGACGTGGGCGTTCGATCCGCTGCACACGGACAACGTCGTGCCGACGACGCCCGCCGTTGACCTGCTCGGGGCCGGCAATGGCGTATGCACGTTTGGCGAACTACCTGCACCGCTGAGATTGCAGGATGCCGTCGAGCGCGCCCTCTGTGATCATCCTAAAACCCGACAGGCTTGGGCGAACGTCAAGATCCAGGCGGCGGCCGTCGGCGTCGGACGAGCCGGCTTCCTGCCGACCATCAACGGCAATTGGCAGGGTACGCGCGACATTGCACGCAATCACGTCACGGGATACCCGCAGTACGACTCGAACTACGGCAAGAACCTGCAGAATGCGAGCGTGTCGCTCAGTTGGGTGCTGTACGATTTCGGTGGGCGTGCAGCCGCATTGCGCAACGCAAACGAACTGCTGGCCGCCGCGCAAGCGAATCAGCTCGCGACATTGCAAACGGTGTTCGGTAACGTCGCCAAGGATTATTATGCAGCGCAAGCTGCGCAAGGGACGCTCGCGGCGGCCCGCGAGGTCGAACACACCGCCAAGACCAGCGCCGACGCGGCGACCGCACGTACCGATCGCGGCGTGGCCGCGATAAGCGATCAATTGCAAGCGCAGACTGCCTATGCGGAAGCCGTCGTGAGCCGTACGAAGGCCGAAAGTGATTGGGCAAGTGCCGTTGGCACGCTCGCGTCCGATATGAACCTCGATCCGGCGACGCCGATCACGCTGCCGGATGTCAGCGACGGCGTGAAGCCAGACCACGAATTCGGCAATTCGGTGGCCGCGCTGATCGAGGACGCGCAGCAGCACTATCCAGGGGTCGCGGCGGCTGTGGCTCAAGTAGAAGCTGCACGGGCCAAGGCGGCGCAGACGCGGGCCGAAGGGTTGCCGCGCCTGAATCTGGTAGCCCAGTACAATTTCAACAATCAGCCGACGAGCTTGCAGCTCGGGTTTCCAGTATTTCCCGCGACGCACCGGGAATGGTACCTTGGGTTCCAGGTGACGATCCCGTTCTTTGAGGGATTCGCGCGAACCTATCAGGTACGGCAAGCCGAGGCCCAGACCGAGTTGCAAATCGACTTACTCGCCGAAGCGCGACAACAAGTCGGACTTGACGTGTGGAACGCGTATCAGTCGCTGCAAAGCGCGACGAAGAACCTAGATAACAGCGCGAACCTGTTGACGCTCGCCCAGCATTCGTACGAGGCGGCACAACGCCGGTATCAGATCGGTGTGGGCAGTATCCTCGAATTGCTCAATGCACAGTCAGCGCTGGCAAACGCGAAAAGACAGCGAATTCAGGCACTGACCGACTGGCGATCGGCGCGGCTGCAGCTCGCATCAAAATTGGGGCGTTTGGGGATGTGGAGTTTCACTGAAAGGACAACCCCGCACGAAGCAAGCATCAATTTCCCCGGTTGA
- a CDS encoding HlyD family type I secretion periplasmic adaptor subunit yields MNMKFQALIALLGRYATVFREAWHARHENDTRMKLPHERAFLPAHLELVETPVHPLPMWTMRIVVALAVLVVLIALIGKLDIVAVAPGKLIPKQQVKTIQPALTGVVRRILVRDGQRVQAGDLLMELDTTQAAADADKARQSRLDAALMAERSRALLQAQSAGTSPTLTKIDDASDAQQLEAQHLADGIYFEYRDKLHSAQAELLKRDAELGTTRQQIAKLEATAPLARRQANDYASLVADKYVARTDYLDKEQTALNQEHELAAQRSHAQELAAAIVQQRAEVAALTSEYRRQQLDALDKANQQLAQSRNDETKADTRQKLLSLTAPVAGTVQQLKIHTLGGVATAASPVMEIVPDDMLEVEADIENKDIGFVKVGQPAVVKIEAFPYTRYGFLHGTVQTVSNDAVPDRKSGLTFPVRIRLATNRIRANDTWINLTPGMSVSAEIKTGKRSVAHYFLDPVIQTGQESLRER; encoded by the coding sequence ATGAACATGAAATTTCAGGCGCTCATTGCCCTGTTGGGTCGGTATGCGACGGTTTTTCGCGAAGCGTGGCACGCCCGCCACGAAAACGATACCCGGATGAAATTACCCCACGAACGCGCTTTTCTGCCGGCGCATCTCGAATTGGTCGAAACGCCCGTCCATCCGCTGCCAATGTGGACAATGCGAATCGTTGTCGCGCTGGCCGTCTTGGTCGTGCTGATCGCGCTGATCGGCAAGCTAGACATTGTGGCCGTCGCCCCTGGCAAGTTGATTCCGAAGCAGCAAGTTAAAACGATCCAGCCGGCGCTTACCGGAGTCGTGCGCCGCATCCTGGTGCGCGATGGTCAACGCGTGCAGGCGGGTGACTTGTTGATGGAGCTTGACACGACGCAAGCGGCTGCCGATGCCGACAAGGCCCGTCAAAGCCGCCTTGACGCCGCGTTGATGGCCGAGAGAAGTCGCGCATTATTGCAGGCGCAGAGTGCAGGCACATCGCCGACGCTGACGAAGATCGACGACGCGAGTGACGCGCAGCAGCTCGAAGCGCAGCACCTCGCTGATGGCATCTACTTCGAGTACCGCGACAAACTGCACAGCGCTCAAGCCGAACTGCTGAAGCGCGACGCCGAACTCGGTACTACGCGGCAGCAGATCGCGAAGCTGGAAGCGACCGCACCTTTGGCCCGCCGACAAGCGAACGACTATGCGTCTCTGGTAGCCGATAAATACGTCGCGCGCACCGACTATCTGGACAAGGAGCAAACGGCGCTGAACCAGGAGCATGAGCTGGCGGCACAACGCAGCCACGCGCAGGAACTGGCGGCCGCGATCGTACAACAGCGTGCCGAGGTCGCGGCGCTTACGTCCGAATACCGCCGACAGCAGCTCGATGCGCTGGACAAGGCAAACCAGCAGCTTGCGCAAAGCCGCAACGACGAAACAAAGGCTGACACGCGCCAGAAGCTGCTGAGCCTGACAGCGCCTGTTGCCGGCACCGTGCAGCAACTCAAGATCCATACGCTGGGCGGTGTTGCGACGGCGGCCTCGCCCGTCATGGAGATCGTGCCGGATGACATGCTCGAAGTCGAGGCGGACATCGAGAATAAGGACATCGGGTTCGTGAAGGTCGGGCAACCGGCCGTCGTCAAGATCGAAGCGTTCCCGTACACGCGCTACGGGTTCCTGCATGGTACCGTCCAAACTGTCTCCAACGACGCGGTGCCTGATCGCAAGAGCGGGCTGACGTTCCCGGTTCGCATCCGCCTGGCGACGAATCGGATCCGGGCCAACGATACGTGGATCAACCTGACGCCGGGCATGTCGGTGTCGGCCGAAATCAAGACCGGTAAGCGTAGCGTCGCGCATTACTTCCTCGATCCGGTGATCCAGACTGGCCAGGAGAGTCTGCGTGAGCGTTAA